The Kordia sp. SMS9 DNA window TTAATGGTATCATTATCTACTTTTTGAGAAAACCGTAAAGATTCTAAGTAATTTTTTTTGGCTTTAGAAAATTCTGACACTCCATCATACGACAATCCTAATTCATTGTAAAATAAGGTTAAGAAATAATAATCGTTAATTTGGTTTGCAAACTTAATTCCAGTATTTGCTGCTTCAATAGCTTCTCTGTACTGATACTTGTAATAGGTTTCAGACGCAATATTGATATATTTGGAAATACTATCGCGAATTTGTTCTTCTTGCAGGTCTTGACTCCGTGCAGGAAAAATCATCAGTAGGTATAAAATGGTGGTAGTTCGTAGTACGTTTTTCAAAGATTTGAGTTTTAAAAACATCCTAAAATACGAAAAAATACCATAGTAAAATACTTTCAAAAAAAATCTTTAGAGAGAAATAGCGTACAGCATCTTTAGCAATACCATTTTGGTAAAAATAAAAACAATGATATCTTGTAGCAAATTACAATTGAGCGTTGTGCTCATTATATAAAACCTCTCGAAAATGAATGCTTTTCATCTCGCTTTTAAAGTAAAAGATATTGAATTAACTCGAAAATTTTATGTGGAAATGTTAGGTTGCCCTGAAGGCCGTTCAACAGAAAACTGGATTGATTTTAATTTTTTTGGACATCAATTAACAGGGCATGTGAGTGATAACATTCCAACACTTGATTATTGTGGAAAAGTGGACGGAATTAACGTGCCAATTCCACATTTTGGCTGCTTGTTGACGATTCCTCAATTTGAAAACTTACAGCAAACCTTTGAAGCAAATGCTATTGAATTTGTCGTGAAACCGCAAACACGCTATGCTGGACAAACTGGAGAACAACGCACGATGTTTGTGTTTGATTTTAGCGGAAATCCGTTAGAATTCAAGGCTTTTTCTGATGAAAAGGAAGTATTTACCAAATAATGTATACATTAGAGACATGAATGCTATAAAACTCCCTTTCGAATTTGAGCCCGATATCATGAAAAAAGAATTGGCTCAATTTTCAGATAAAGACTATCAAGACATCTACAATCCGTCTGTGGAATTGGAAACCTTGTGGTTAAAGCACTTCATTGAACCCAAAAACGGTCCAGATGGTTTGCCCGTTTTTCAACCGAATGATGCTCTAAAAAAATGTCCGTACTTACTTTCTATTTTTGAGATGTTTCAATGCAATGTAGAAACCTTTCGTGTACATACCTTAGATCCTGGTGCCAGCATTCAAAAACATCGCGATACAGGCTATAGTTTTGAACTTGGACAAGTCCGTCTTCATATTCCTGTGCAAACGAATGATAAGGTCGAAATTTTAGTAGAAGACAAGCCTATTCCGATGAAAGCTGGCGAATGTTGGTATTGCAACTTCAACATTGAACATGAAGTCAGAAACAACAGCGATCAACCACGCGTGCATCTAATTTTAGACTGCATTGTCAATGATTGGCTGACGCATGTGTTTAAACTGGCTGAAAATTCTTAGACTTCTATTAGTAATCGCGAGTTTCATTATCATTGTTGGAACAAGTTTATAAACTCGCTCCAACTATAGTTTTTTTTTGCAGCAAAGCTGCTCGTGCAATTCGTAGACTGAGTTTATCGAAGTTTAACGAATCAACTTCTTATATTTAATACGTTTCGGCATCAAGTCGCCACCCAAACGTTTCTTTTTATTTTCTTCATAATCGGAGAAACTTCCTTCAAAGAAATATACTTGCGAATCGCCTTCAAAAGCTAAGATATGTGTACAGATACGATCTAAAAACCATCTATCATGCGAAATGACTACCGCACAACCTGCAAAGTTTTCCAAACCTTCTTCCAACGCTCGCAACGTGTTTACATCCAAGTCGTTTGTTGGCTCATCTAGTAACAATACGTTTCCTTCTTCTTTGAGTGTCATGGCTAAATGCAGACGATTTCGTTCTCCACCAGAAAGTGTATCTACTTTTTTGTTTTGCTCGCTTCCTGCAAAGTTGAATCGACTTAAATAGGCTCTCGAATTTACTTGTTTTCCGCCCATCATCACCAATTCCTGCTCGTCAGAGAAGTTTGCCCAAATGGATTTATTCGGATCAATGTTAGAGTGCGACTGATCTACATACGCGATTTTTGCCGTTTCTCCTACCGTAAATGTTCCTTTATCCGGTGTTTCTTCGCCCATAATCATTTTGAAAATGGTCGTTTTACCAGCTCCGTTTGGACCAATAACGCCCACAATTCCTGCTTGTGGTAAGTTGAAGTTTAAATCTTCATATAATAGTTTGTCACCAAATGCTTTTGAAACACCTGTAGCTTCAATCACATTGGTTCCTAAACGTGGACCGTTTGGAATGTAAATTTCCAACTTTGCGTCCATTTGTTTTTGATCTTGACTCATCAATTTGTCATAGTTCTTCAAACGTGCTTTTTGCTTTGTTTGACGACCTTTGGCTCCTTGACGAACCCATTCTAATTCGCGTTCTAATGTTTTTTGACGTTTGGAAGCCGTTTTGCTTTCCTGCGCCATACGTTTCGATTTTTGATCTAACCAAGAAGAATAGTTTCCTTTCCACGGAATGCCTTCTCCTCGATCCAATTCTAAAATCCAACCAGCAACATTATCTAAGAAATACCTATCGTGCGTTACCGCAATCACAGTTCCTTTGTATTGTGCCAAATGATGCTCTAACCAATGTACAGATTCTGCATCCAAGTGGTTGGTAGGCTCATCAAGTAATAAAATTTCTGGTTCTTGTAATAACAAACGACACAAAGCAACTCTACGACGTTCTCCACCAGAAAGTACGCCAATCAGTTTGTCTGGCTCAGGCGTACGCAATGCGTCCATGGCAATTTCTAACTTGGTATCTAGTTCCCAAGCATTAGAAGCGTCAATTTTGTCTTGTAAATCTGCTTGTTGTGCCATCAACTTGTCCATTTTGTCTGCATCAGAATATACTTCTTCCAATCCAAACATGTCGTTGATTTTGTTGTATTCATCAAGAATGGCTACCGTTTCGGCAACTCCTTCTTTAACAACTTCCATCACCGTTTTAGTTTCGTCTAATTGTGGTTCTTGTTCTAAATAGCCAACCTTGTATCCTGGCGAAAACGTAACATCACCTTGATAGTTTTTCTCTACGCCAGCAATGATTTTTAGTAAGGTAGACTTACCAGAACCGTTGAGACCGAGAATCCCGATTTTAGCTCCGTAGAAAAAACTGAGGTATATATCTTTTAAAACTTGTTTGTTGGTACTTTGATAGGTTTTAGAAACCCTATTCATGGAAAAGATAACTTTCTTATCGTCTGACATAATAATAATGTGTTGGTTATTTGCTAGAAGACAAATATACATAAATGTCGTAGCATTCGCACGTATATTTTGAGATTGAAAGATGAAAAGATTGAATGATGTAAAAATTAAATTTTCACTCAATAACAATTCGCGAAAGCAAAAAAATACTTTTAAAAAGCAAACTTTTTAAACCGAATCAAAATTCTGATTTCCAGAACTTTAAAACACTAAACATATAAACCTTTAAACTTTTTTAAAAAAAATTACACTTTTTAAAAACCGTCCGCTAATGGTTCTCGTATATAAAACCGTAATACAATAAAAATCTAATTAAACTTTTAAAATTATGAAACGAGTAACAACCATTTTAGGAATTAGTATTGTGTTGGTGGGAAGTTTCTTTTTGATTGCAGCCGATCATATTGAAGCGCCTGCCGTACAAGGAACATCCGCAGACATTACCGATTTCTACGCCTTTCAGGGAGCAGACAACAATTCTATAGCATTTGTGGTAAACACACAAGGATTGTTGAGTCCGGCAGCAACAGGAAATGCTGCTTTTGACGAAAACACATTGATTGAAATTAATATTGATACGTCGGGAGACAATGTGGAAGATTTAGTGATTCAAGCAATTCCACGTGGAGATCGTATGTACTTTTTTGGTCCCGTAGCACCTAGTGCAACAGGATTGAACAGCGTTATCGAAACTTCGGGAACGGAATCTTTTGTAGAAATCACTAATTACGGAGCTAACGCCATTACTGCAACGAACAACGGAATGCAATTTTTTGCAGGTCCAAGAGATGATCCGTTTTTTATGGATTTTGCGCAGTACGGCGAAATCATCGCAGGAAATGCTACAAGTTTTAACGATCCTGGGACAGACACGTTTGCAGGAAGCAATGTACTATCAATCGTAGTTGAAGTACCAAAATCACAAATTGGCGGTACAGGAACTATCAATGTTTGGGCGGAAGCCAAAGGAAAACAATAAGTAAACAATCATTCACACATAAAAAATATTATCATGAAAACTATACAATCTATTTTCGGAATAGCACTTTTAAGCGCCGTGATGCTGACAAGTTGTTCTTCTGACGACAATACTATCGTAATTGACAGCACACCCGATTTCTCAGGAACTTATGCACAGGAAGACCAAATGGGAAGACCTGCAATCAATACTGTTTTTGTAGGATCGGCAAGTAAAGATATGTTTAACACTACGATTCCATCGCAACAAAATGCTGCTTTTCAAGGCATTTTTCAAACAAATTTAACTGCGTTGAGTCCAGCTTTTGCCAATCCTGGCGATCAAAATGCATTGGGACAAGATGCCGCAGCCTTTACAGGTTTGTTAGCAACCGACGTTTTAAATGTTTCTTTAGATGGAACCACCACATTTTTTGACGGAACCAATGTTTTAACTGGTCGCGCATTAGCGGACGACGTTATTACCGTAGAATTATTACTAATTTTTGGAGGCGAAGACTTCACAGAAAACCCAACTCTTTCTGATGACAATGTTGATGCGAACGACAAGCCTTTTTTGTCCTCCTTTCCATACTTAGCCTCACCGTGGTAAGTTAATTATCTGATTTGCTGAGAGAGCATTTGGCACACTAGTTTTTTGTTTTTAATTAATTCTACGATCAAGCTAGATGCTCTCTTTTTAACTTTTCAAATGTAGTCACCATTATAAAAAACAATCCAATGAAAAATACTATCGCCTTTCAACTACTTGGAGTAAGCTTACTGTTACTAAGTTGTACGTCTGCTCCATCACAAAAAATCACCAATGCTACATCGTATAATTCGTATATAGCAGTTGCTGAAAATACAAATGAGCAAACAGCAAACGAAATTTATACATTTTGGTCAAAAAAACTTGAAAAATCCCCAAATCAATATCCGTATCATGCAAAAGTTGCAAGTGCACATTCTCAGCTGTTTAAGGCAACTGGCGAAATTTCTCATTTATTGGAAGCGGCTTCGCATTTGGAGCTTTTGAATGAACGGACACAATATCAACAGGCAAGTCACCTTCGTAGTTTGGCTCGCAATTACATTTCACAACACCGTTTTCAAGAAGCATTGGCATTATTACAAAAAGCAGAAGTTTTGGGTGAAAATTTGCAAGCGACACAAAAGATGTTGTTTGATGTACATTTAGAACTTGGAAGCACGGAAGAAGCGTCGACCTACCTCAACATTTTTAAAAATGAACATAGTTTTGATGCTATGATTCGTTTGTCAAAATGGTACGATCATAAAGGAAAATTATTGGCAGCCATTAAGATGATGGAAAAAGCCAAATGGAAAGTAGAAGATGCAAATAACAAGTATTTAAAGCAATGGGCGTACACGAATTTGGCAGACTTTTACGGTCACGCCGGAAGAATTAAAGATGCCTACGATCACTATTTGAAAGCTTTGAAACTAGATGCAAACGATGCGTATGCGAAAAAAGGAATTGCGTGGATTGTGTTTTCGTACGAGCAGAATCCAACAGAAGCCTTGCGAATTTTGAATACGATCATGACACAACACGCATCACCTGATTATTACTTATTAAAAGCAGAAATTGCTGAATTTATGGAAGAAAGTGCTGAAAAAGAACAAAACCTTCACGCATTTATGAATGCTATTAAGGATGAAAAGTATGGTGTGATGTACAATTCGTATGCAATTTCGATGCTCTCGGAAGAGTTAAATAATACTGAAAAAGCGTTAGAATTAGCTGAAGAAGAAGTCAAACTACGTCCCACAGCGCAAGCATACGATTTGTTGGCTTGGACGTATCATTTGCAAGGAAACTCGGAAAAAGCACTAGAAATTATAGAACAACACGTGATTGACAAAACGTTTGAACCTGTAGCGATGTATCATGTAGCTGAGATTTTAAAAGCAAACGGAAACACAAA harbors:
- a CDS encoding VOC family protein, giving the protein MNAFHLAFKVKDIELTRKFYVEMLGCPEGRSTENWIDFNFFGHQLTGHVSDNIPTLDYCGKVDGINVPIPHFGCLLTIPQFENLQQTFEANAIEFVVKPQTRYAGQTGEQRTMFVFDFSGNPLEFKAFSDEKEVFTK
- a CDS encoding aspartyl/asparaginyl beta-hydroxylase domain-containing protein, which encodes MKRKYLPNNVYIRDMNAIKLPFEFEPDIMKKELAQFSDKDYQDIYNPSVELETLWLKHFIEPKNGPDGLPVFQPNDALKKCPYLLSIFEMFQCNVETFRVHTLDPGASIQKHRDTGYSFELGQVRLHIPVQTNDKVEILVEDKPIPMKAGECWYCNFNIEHEVRNNSDQPRVHLILDCIVNDWLTHVFKLAENS
- the ettA gene encoding energy-dependent translational throttle protein EttA; the protein is MSDDKKVIFSMNRVSKTYQSTNKQVLKDIYLSFFYGAKIGILGLNGSGKSTLLKIIAGVEKNYQGDVTFSPGYKVGYLEQEPQLDETKTVMEVVKEGVAETVAILDEYNKINDMFGLEEVYSDADKMDKLMAQQADLQDKIDASNAWELDTKLEIAMDALRTPEPDKLIGVLSGGERRRVALCRLLLQEPEILLLDEPTNHLDAESVHWLEHHLAQYKGTVIAVTHDRYFLDNVAGWILELDRGEGIPWKGNYSSWLDQKSKRMAQESKTASKRQKTLERELEWVRQGAKGRQTKQKARLKNYDKLMSQDQKQMDAKLEIYIPNGPRLGTNVIEATGVSKAFGDKLLYEDLNFNLPQAGIVGVIGPNGAGKTTIFKMIMGEETPDKGTFTVGETAKIAYVDQSHSNIDPNKSIWANFSDEQELVMMGGKQVNSRAYLSRFNFAGSEQNKKVDTLSGGERNRLHLAMTLKEEGNVLLLDEPTNDLDVNTLRALEEGLENFAGCAVVISHDRWFLDRICTHILAFEGDSQVYFFEGSFSDYEENKKKRLGGDLMPKRIKYKKLIR
- a CDS encoding tetratricopeptide repeat protein — protein: MKNTIAFQLLGVSLLLLSCTSAPSQKITNATSYNSYIAVAENTNEQTANEIYTFWSKKLEKSPNQYPYHAKVASAHSQLFKATGEISHLLEAASHLELLNERTQYQQASHLRSLARNYISQHRFQEALALLQKAEVLGENLQATQKMLFDVHLELGSTEEASTYLNIFKNEHSFDAMIRLSKWYDHKGKLLAAIKMMEKAKWKVEDANNKYLKQWAYTNLADFYGHAGRIKDAYDHYLKALKLDANDAYAKKGIAWIVFSYEQNPTEALRILNTIMTQHASPDYYLLKAEIAEFMEESAEKEQNLHAFMNAIKDEKYGVMYNSYAISMLSEELNNTEKALELAEEEVKLRPTAQAYDLLAWTYHLQGNSEKALEIIEQHVIDKTFEPVAMYHVAEILKANGNTNNIATIKAELLDSSFELGPVMTQKIQRL